The following proteins come from a genomic window of Bactrocera tryoni isolate S06 chromosome 1, CSIRO_BtryS06_freeze2, whole genome shotgun sequence:
- the LOC120782440 gene encoding zinc finger protein SNAI1 isoform X3: MTFSHKQRVTKEQKYIFSKAKMVRSIFSQRYNYARIRVNEALDDVFRRIPIFPKIAKLPKLKRTYYIATPKPMAEKKNKLKPKHKKLLPSSEWYDSDFIPMTTRYELEIILDTPLMERHSGHNSKGTFSHVYWKPAEADETQTNAQLTAAANANASNATNTSPQFSHGYSLKKEPTEQAAPKLSDAPKSLAATRESHDFEFAVPELSKRRRNKHLEKSYECEQCHKKFDRPWVLHGHMRLHTGEKPFVCPVESCQKRFADRSNLRAHQRTKGHHNWSYQCPQCTKAFSQENYLSRHSLEACRKFLASHRNG; the protein is encoded by the exons ATGACTTTTTCACACAAG CAGCGAGTGACGAAGGAACaaaagtacattttttctaaagcGAAGATGGTGCGCAGCATTTTCTCACAACGTTATAATTACGCCAGAATACGCGTTAACGAGGCGTTGGATG ATGTCTTTCGGCGCATACCAATTTTTCCGAAAATCGCGAAGCTGCCGAAGCTGAAGCGCACCTACTACATTGCGACACCGAAGCCGATGGCCGAGAAGAAGAACAAGTTAAAGCCGAAACACAAGAAATTGCTGCCTTCCTCCGAATG GTATGACAGTGATTTCATACCGATGACAACGCGCTATGAACTCGAAATAATTTTGGATACACCGCTTATGGAACGCCATTCGGGACACAACTCGAAAGGCACCTTCAGTCATGTCTATTGGAAGCCAGCCGAAGCGGATGAAACGCAAACAAATGCGCAGCTTACAGCAGCAGCCAACGCCAACGCCAGCAACG CGACAAATACTTCACCACAGTTTTCACATGGTTACAGTCTAAAAAAGGAGCCCACCGAGCAAGCAGCACCGAAATTGTCTGATGCGCCTAAAAGTTTGGCGGCCACCAGAGAATCGCACGATTTCGAGTTTGCAGTGCCGGAGCTGAGCAAGCGTCGGCGCAATAAGCATCTGGAGAAGAGCTACGAATGTGAACAGTGCCACAAGAAGTTCGATCGTCCATGGGTGCTGCATGGTCACATGCGTCTGCATACCGGCGAGAAACCGTTCGTGTGCCCGGTGGAATCGTGCCAGAAGCGCTTCGCCGATCg TTCGAATTTGCGCGCTCATCAGCGCACCAAAGGCCATCACAACTGGAGCTATCAGTGTCCGCAGTGCACCAAGGCGTTCAGCCAAGAGAACTATTTAAGTCGTCATAGTCTGGAGGCATGTCGTAAATTTTTAGCCTCGCATAGAAACGGTTGA
- the LOC120782440 gene encoding zinc finger protein SNAI1 isoform X2: MTFSHKRVTKEQKYIFSKAKMVRSIFSQRYNYARIRVNEALDDVFRRIPIFPKIAKLPKLKRTYYIATPKPMAEKKNKLKPKHKKLLPSSEWYDSDFIPMTTRYELEIILDTPLMERHSGHNSKGTFSHVYWKPAEADETQTNAQLTAAANANASNGELTSKTQADKSLSIAQPLAAATITTSNSLSATNTSPQFSHGYSLKKEPTEQAAPKLSDAPKSLAATRESHDFEFAVPELSKRRRNKHLEKSYECEQCHKKFDRPWVLHGHMRLHTGEKPFVCPVESCQKRFADRSNLRAHQRTKGHHNWSYQCPQCTKAFSQENYLSRHSLEACRKFLASHRNG; the protein is encoded by the exons ATGACTTTTTCACACAAG CGAGTGACGAAGGAACaaaagtacattttttctaaagcGAAGATGGTGCGCAGCATTTTCTCACAACGTTATAATTACGCCAGAATACGCGTTAACGAGGCGTTGGATG ATGTCTTTCGGCGCATACCAATTTTTCCGAAAATCGCGAAGCTGCCGAAGCTGAAGCGCACCTACTACATTGCGACACCGAAGCCGATGGCCGAGAAGAAGAACAAGTTAAAGCCGAAACACAAGAAATTGCTGCCTTCCTCCGAATG GTATGACAGTGATTTCATACCGATGACAACGCGCTATGAACTCGAAATAATTTTGGATACACCGCTTATGGAACGCCATTCGGGACACAACTCGAAAGGCACCTTCAGTCATGTCTATTGGAAGCCAGCCGAAGCGGATGAAACGCAAACAAATGCGCAGCTTACAGCAGCAGCCAACGCCAACGCCAGCAACGGTGAGTTGACGAGCAAAACTCAAGCTGACAAATCGCTATCGATTGCGCAACCgttggcagcagcaacaataacaaccagcAATTCACTTTCAGCGACAAATACTTCACCACAGTTTTCACATGGTTACAGTCTAAAAAAGGAGCCCACCGAGCAAGCAGCACCGAAATTGTCTGATGCGCCTAAAAGTTTGGCGGCCACCAGAGAATCGCACGATTTCGAGTTTGCAGTGCCGGAGCTGAGCAAGCGTCGGCGCAATAAGCATCTGGAGAAGAGCTACGAATGTGAACAGTGCCACAAGAAGTTCGATCGTCCATGGGTGCTGCATGGTCACATGCGTCTGCATACCGGCGAGAAACCGTTCGTGTGCCCGGTGGAATCGTGCCAGAAGCGCTTCGCCGATCg TTCGAATTTGCGCGCTCATCAGCGCACCAAAGGCCATCACAACTGGAGCTATCAGTGTCCGCAGTGCACCAAGGCGTTCAGCCAAGAGAACTATTTAAGTCGTCATAGTCTGGAGGCATGTCGTAAATTTTTAGCCTCGCATAGAAACGGTTGA
- the LOC120782440 gene encoding zinc finger protein SNAI1 isoform X1 — protein sequence MTFSHKQRVTKEQKYIFSKAKMVRSIFSQRYNYARIRVNEALDDVFRRIPIFPKIAKLPKLKRTYYIATPKPMAEKKNKLKPKHKKLLPSSEWYDSDFIPMTTRYELEIILDTPLMERHSGHNSKGTFSHVYWKPAEADETQTNAQLTAAANANASNGELTSKTQADKSLSIAQPLAAATITTSNSLSATNTSPQFSHGYSLKKEPTEQAAPKLSDAPKSLAATRESHDFEFAVPELSKRRRNKHLEKSYECEQCHKKFDRPWVLHGHMRLHTGEKPFVCPVESCQKRFADRSNLRAHQRTKGHHNWSYQCPQCTKAFSQENYLSRHSLEACRKFLASHRNG from the exons ATGACTTTTTCACACAAG CAGCGAGTGACGAAGGAACaaaagtacattttttctaaagcGAAGATGGTGCGCAGCATTTTCTCACAACGTTATAATTACGCCAGAATACGCGTTAACGAGGCGTTGGATG ATGTCTTTCGGCGCATACCAATTTTTCCGAAAATCGCGAAGCTGCCGAAGCTGAAGCGCACCTACTACATTGCGACACCGAAGCCGATGGCCGAGAAGAAGAACAAGTTAAAGCCGAAACACAAGAAATTGCTGCCTTCCTCCGAATG GTATGACAGTGATTTCATACCGATGACAACGCGCTATGAACTCGAAATAATTTTGGATACACCGCTTATGGAACGCCATTCGGGACACAACTCGAAAGGCACCTTCAGTCATGTCTATTGGAAGCCAGCCGAAGCGGATGAAACGCAAACAAATGCGCAGCTTACAGCAGCAGCCAACGCCAACGCCAGCAACGGTGAGTTGACGAGCAAAACTCAAGCTGACAAATCGCTATCGATTGCGCAACCgttggcagcagcaacaataacaaccagcAATTCACTTTCAGCGACAAATACTTCACCACAGTTTTCACATGGTTACAGTCTAAAAAAGGAGCCCACCGAGCAAGCAGCACCGAAATTGTCTGATGCGCCTAAAAGTTTGGCGGCCACCAGAGAATCGCACGATTTCGAGTTTGCAGTGCCGGAGCTGAGCAAGCGTCGGCGCAATAAGCATCTGGAGAAGAGCTACGAATGTGAACAGTGCCACAAGAAGTTCGATCGTCCATGGGTGCTGCATGGTCACATGCGTCTGCATACCGGCGAGAAACCGTTCGTGTGCCCGGTGGAATCGTGCCAGAAGCGCTTCGCCGATCg TTCGAATTTGCGCGCTCATCAGCGCACCAAAGGCCATCACAACTGGAGCTATCAGTGTCCGCAGTGCACCAAGGCGTTCAGCCAAGAGAACTATTTAAGTCGTCATAGTCTGGAGGCATGTCGTAAATTTTTAGCCTCGCATAGAAACGGTTGA